The Geodermatophilaceae bacterium NBWT11 genome has a segment encoding these proteins:
- the purL gene encoding phosphoribosylformylglycinamidine synthase subunit PurL, giving the protein MTVDTVTRAGETPDEEQPWRELGLREEEYARIREILGRRPTTAELAMYSVMWSEHCSYKSSKVHLRTFGDLPRSEALLVGMGENAGVVDVGDGYAVTFKVESHNHPSYVEPYQGAATGVGGIVRDILTMGARPVAVMDSLRFGRADAPDTARVLPGVVAGVGGYGNCLGLPNIGGELLFDDCYAGNPLVNALCVGVMRHEDVRLAKAEGVGNKVVLFGARTGGDGIGGVSVLASETFDADGPAKRPAVQVGDPFTEKLLIEACLEIFAADLVTGIQDLGGAGLSCATSELAAAGSGGMHVDLETVPLRDSTLTAAEILMSESQERMCAIVEPAKVEQFLAVCVKWDVLATVIGEVTDGDRLTVGWHGEQIVDVPPRTVALDGPVYDRPMARPADLDALQADLPPATSTDLRADWLAVVSSPDGADKSWVTEQYDRYVQGNTVLAQPEDAGVVRIDETTHRGIALALDGNARFARLDPYTGAQLNLAEAYRNVAVSGAVPLAVTNCLNFGSPEEPEVMWQFAEAVRGLADGCRALGLPVTGGNVSLYNQTGDVPINPTPVIGVLGVHDDVRTRVSGGWRAAEETLVLLGTSAAEFGGSAWASVVHGHLGGLPPRLDLDAERALGELLADLAADDLVSSAHDLSDGGLAQALTESALRYGVGATVSVQGDPTAALFGESVARAVVSTSDPATVLAAARGRGVPAVELGTTGGEALVVDGLLELPLAELRTAWSTTLPALFDTPEATVGAVPTGAVPTS; this is encoded by the coding sequence ATGACCGTCGACACCGTCACCCGCGCCGGGGAGACCCCCGACGAGGAGCAGCCCTGGCGCGAGCTGGGCCTGCGCGAGGAGGAGTACGCCCGGATCCGGGAGATCCTCGGGCGCCGCCCGACCACCGCCGAGCTGGCGATGTACTCGGTCATGTGGAGCGAGCACTGCTCCTACAAGTCCTCCAAGGTCCACCTGCGCACCTTCGGGGACCTGCCGCGGTCCGAGGCGCTGCTGGTCGGCATGGGGGAGAACGCCGGCGTCGTCGACGTCGGCGACGGGTACGCGGTGACCTTCAAGGTCGAGTCGCACAACCACCCCAGCTACGTCGAGCCCTACCAGGGCGCGGCCACCGGGGTCGGCGGCATCGTCCGCGACATCCTCACCATGGGTGCCCGCCCGGTCGCTGTCATGGACTCCCTGCGCTTCGGCCGCGCCGACGCCCCCGACACCGCACGGGTGCTGCCCGGCGTCGTCGCCGGCGTGGGCGGCTACGGCAACTGCCTGGGCCTGCCCAACATCGGCGGCGAGCTGCTCTTCGACGACTGCTACGCCGGCAACCCGCTGGTCAACGCGCTGTGCGTCGGCGTCATGCGGCACGAGGACGTCCGGCTGGCCAAGGCCGAGGGCGTGGGCAACAAGGTCGTGCTCTTCGGTGCCCGCACCGGCGGCGACGGCATCGGCGGGGTCTCGGTGCTGGCCAGCGAGACCTTCGACGCCGACGGCCCGGCCAAGCGCCCGGCCGTCCAGGTGGGCGACCCGTTCACCGAGAAGCTGCTCATCGAGGCGTGCCTGGAGATCTTCGCCGCCGACCTCGTCACCGGGATCCAGGACCTCGGCGGCGCCGGGTTGTCCTGCGCCACCAGCGAGCTCGCCGCGGCCGGCTCCGGGGGCATGCACGTCGACCTGGAGACCGTCCCGCTGCGCGACTCCACGCTGACCGCCGCCGAGATCCTGATGAGCGAGTCCCAGGAGCGCATGTGCGCGATCGTGGAGCCCGCCAAGGTCGAGCAGTTCCTCGCCGTCTGCGTCAAGTGGGACGTGCTGGCCACCGTCATCGGTGAGGTCACCGACGGCGACCGGCTCACCGTCGGCTGGCACGGCGAGCAGATCGTCGACGTCCCCCCGCGCACCGTGGCCCTCGACGGCCCGGTCTACGACCGCCCGATGGCCCGCCCGGCCGACCTGGACGCGCTGCAGGCCGACCTGCCGCCGGCGACGTCGACCGACCTGCGCGCCGACTGGCTCGCGGTCGTGTCCAGCCCGGACGGCGCGGACAAGTCCTGGGTCACCGAGCAGTACGACCGCTACGTGCAGGGCAACACCGTGCTCGCCCAGCCCGAGGACGCCGGCGTCGTCCGGATCGACGAGACCACCCACCGGGGCATCGCCCTCGCGCTGGACGGCAACGCCCGGTTCGCCCGCCTGGACCCCTACACCGGCGCCCAGCTCAACCTGGCCGAGGCCTACCGCAACGTCGCCGTCTCCGGCGCCGTCCCGCTGGCCGTCACCAACTGCCTGAACTTCGGCTCGCCCGAGGAGCCCGAGGTCATGTGGCAGTTCGCCGAGGCCGTCCGAGGCCTGGCCGACGGCTGCCGCGCCCTGGGTCTGCCGGTGACCGGCGGCAACGTGAGCCTCTACAACCAGACCGGCGACGTGCCGATCAACCCGACGCCGGTGATCGGCGTGCTGGGCGTGCACGACGACGTCCGCACCCGGGTGTCCGGTGGCTGGAGGGCCGCGGAGGAGACCCTGGTGCTGCTCGGCACCTCGGCCGCGGAGTTCGGCGGCTCGGCCTGGGCCTCGGTCGTGCACGGCCACCTCGGGGGGCTCCCCCCGCGGCTGGACCTGGACGCCGAGCGTGCGCTGGGCGAGCTGCTCGCCGACCTCGCCGCCGACGACCTGGTCAGCTCCGCGCACGACCTCTCCGACGGCGGCCTGGCGCAGGCGCTGACCGAGTCGGCGCTGCGGTACGGCGTCGGCGCCACGGTGTCGGTCCAGGGCGACCCGACGGCCGCGCTGTTCGGGGAGTCGGTGGCCCGCGCCGTCGTCAGCACCTCGGACCCGGCGACCGTCCTGGCCGCCGCCCGCGGCCGCGGCGTCCCGGCGGTCGAGCTGGGCACCACGGGTGGCGAGGCGCTCGTCGTCGACGGTCTGCTGGAGCTGCCGCTCGCCGAGCTGCGCACCGCCTGGTCGACCACGCTTCCCGCGCTGTTCGACACCCCCGAGGCGACCGTCGGCGCCGTCCCCACCGGGGCGGTCCCGACCAGCTGA
- the purQ gene encoding phosphoribosylformylglycinamidine synthase subunit PurQ, whose amino-acid sequence MSMRIGVITFPGSLDDVDAARAVRLAGGEAVALWHADDDLAGVDAVVLPGGFSYGDYLRAGAIAARAPMMRTVVDRARQGLPVLGICNGFQVLCEAGLLPGALTRNSHLHFRNRDQGLLVERADTAWTSSYEQGQTIVVPVKNGEGRYVGADADLDRLEGEGRVVVRYTGGNPNGSSRDIAGVTSADGRVVGLMPHPEHAVEDLTGPSTDGLGFFTSVLQGALAA is encoded by the coding sequence CTGAGCATGCGGATCGGTGTCATCACCTTCCCGGGCTCGCTGGACGACGTCGACGCCGCCCGCGCAGTCCGCCTGGCCGGCGGCGAGGCCGTCGCTCTCTGGCACGCCGACGACGACCTGGCCGGGGTCGACGCCGTCGTCCTGCCCGGGGGCTTCTCCTACGGGGACTACCTGCGCGCCGGCGCCATCGCCGCCCGGGCCCCGATGATGCGGACCGTCGTCGACCGTGCCCGCCAGGGTCTGCCCGTGCTCGGCATCTGCAACGGCTTCCAGGTGCTGTGCGAGGCCGGCCTGCTGCCCGGCGCGCTCACCCGCAACAGCCACCTGCACTTCCGCAACCGCGACCAGGGCCTGCTCGTCGAGCGCGCGGACACCGCGTGGACCTCGTCCTACGAGCAGGGCCAGACCATCGTCGTCCCGGTCAAGAACGGTGAGGGCCGCTACGTCGGCGCCGACGCCGACCTCGACCGGCTCGAGGGCGAGGGTCGAGTCGTCGTCCGGTACACCGGCGGCAACCCCAACGGGAGTTCCCGCGACATCGCCGGCGTGACCAGCGCCGACGGTCGCGTCGTCGGCCTCATGCCCCACCCCGAGCACGCCGTCGAGGACCTCACCGGACCCTCGACCGACGGCCTGGGCTTCTTCACCTCGGTCCTCCAGGGAGCACTCGCCGCATGA
- the purS gene encoding phosphoribosylformylglycinamidine synthase subunit PurS yields MPRVVVDVVLKPEISDPQGQAVLGALGRLGHSGVTGVRQGKHFVLDVEGTPDEAELRQIAETLLANPVIEDVELHLETQPGS; encoded by the coding sequence GTGCCTCGCGTGGTGGTCGACGTCGTCCTGAAGCCAGAGATCTCCGACCCCCAGGGGCAGGCCGTCCTCGGCGCCCTGGGCCGATTGGGCCACAGCGGGGTGACCGGCGTCCGGCAGGGCAAGCACTTCGTCCTCGACGTCGAGGGCACCCCCGACGAGGCCGAGCTCCGTCAGATCGCCGAGACCCTGCTCGCCAACCCCGTCATCGAGGACGTCGAGCTCCACCTCGAGACCCAGCCGGGGTCCTGA
- a CDS encoding PilZ domain-containing protein, translated as MVGCHHSGTGSQRLRHPHRPDRPDRRPEQRGPEFDGDGVLERRPGGRHTGARLPGRPGRERGHAADDPRVHDHGDHDQLHRRLRPQPPRPVHVRGARGRQQLDRATQHGLRVTAGAVRGDSVRPPADTGSRPVPFGARRPTTGAAVSDPSAPGATRPATGSSVEVVGEDGGTQAHSTVDSSLEQELVLEVGSDREGRRVRLGLGAQVSVWWSPADTPVRCRPYELVDVRGGVVPTWRLRPTGPAVDGDRRVHPRAPVHVPVGLAMPSGMLLGETADLSEGGLRVVFVAEPTAGFGDVVHPLPDPGDRATMAIVLEGVRTELRCRVVHRQRLPDGRRTLRVAFEDLPDDVRVRLRSTTALELAHRATRV; from the coding sequence GTGGTCGGCTGCCACCACTCCGGGACCGGCAGCCAGCGCCTCCGTCACCCTCACCGCCCCGACCGGCCTGACCGTCGCCCGGAACAACGGGGTCCTGAGTTCGACGGTGACGGTGTCCTGGAACGCCGTCCTGGTGGACGGCACACCGGTGCCCGGCTACCGGGTCGTCCTGGGCGGGAGCGGGGTCACGCTGCCGACGACCCGCGGGTGCACGACCACGGTGACCACGACCAGCTGCACCGACGTCTTCGCCCTCAACCTCCTCGCCCAGTACACGTACGAGGTGCGCGCGGTCGTCAACAACTGGACCGGGCCACCCAGCACGGGCTCCGCGTGACCGCAGGTGCCGTTCGAGGCGATTCCGTCCGGCCTCCGGCCGATACCGGCAGCAGACCCGTGCCGTTCGGCGCACGGCGGCCGACGACAGGAGCAGCCGTGAGCGACCCCAGCGCGCCCGGCGCGACCCGTCCGGCCACCGGCAGCAGCGTCGAGGTCGTCGGCGAGGACGGTGGCACCCAGGCGCACAGCACGGTCGACAGCAGCCTGGAGCAGGAGCTGGTCCTCGAGGTGGGCAGCGACCGCGAGGGCCGGCGGGTGCGACTGGGCCTGGGCGCCCAGGTGTCGGTGTGGTGGAGCCCGGCGGACACCCCGGTCCGCTGCCGGCCGTACGAGCTGGTCGACGTCCGTGGTGGCGTCGTCCCCACCTGGCGGTTGCGGCCCACCGGGCCCGCGGTCGATGGCGACCGGCGGGTGCACCCGCGCGCGCCGGTGCACGTCCCGGTCGGGCTGGCGATGCCCTCGGGGATGCTGCTCGGCGAGACCGCCGACCTCAGCGAGGGCGGGTTGCGGGTGGTGTTCGTCGCCGAGCCGACGGCGGGCTTCGGCGACGTCGTGCACCCCCTCCCCGACCCGGGTGACCGCGCCACGATGGCCATCGTCCTGGAGGGCGTCCGCACCGAGCTGCGCTGCCGCGTCGTGCACCGCCAGCGCCTGCCCGACGGCCGCAGGACGCTC